Proteins from a single region of Streptomyces sp. TN58:
- a CDS encoding ABC transporter ATP-binding protein, with protein sequence MVSPALRTQSLSKRYGRVRALDGLDLSVPAGEVFGFLGPNGAGKSTTIRLLLGLARPTSGQASIFGIDAADVAMTHRGLAYVPADVALWPQLTGAETLELLARTGPGTDRLYRNELVERFDLDLSMPGRAYSTGNRQKVALVAAFATRAPLLVLDEPTSGLDPLMEREFRHAVREARDNGQTVFLSSHQLAEVEAVCDKVAILRAGQLVDVAAVPGLRRLHRTEVTVSFTGTPPDLDRVPGVEEVEVTGAASVRFTLTGPPGPALQKLAEADVVSLAVREPSLEEIFLGYYGGTQR encoded by the coding sequence ATGGTCTCGCCCGCCCTCCGTACGCAATCCCTGAGCAAACGCTACGGCCGTGTCCGGGCGTTGGACGGGCTGGATCTGAGTGTTCCGGCAGGCGAGGTGTTCGGCTTCCTCGGCCCCAACGGGGCCGGCAAGTCGACCACCATCCGGCTGCTGCTGGGACTGGCCCGCCCCACCAGCGGCCAAGCATCGATCTTCGGCATCGACGCGGCCGACGTCGCCATGACGCACCGGGGCCTGGCGTACGTACCGGCCGACGTGGCGCTGTGGCCACAGCTGACCGGCGCCGAGACGCTGGAGCTGCTGGCCCGCACGGGCCCCGGAACCGACCGGCTCTACCGAAATGAGCTGGTCGAGCGGTTCGACCTCGACCTGTCCATGCCGGGCCGGGCCTACTCGACCGGCAACCGCCAGAAGGTGGCACTGGTGGCCGCGTTCGCCACCCGGGCACCCCTGCTCGTACTTGACGAGCCGACAAGCGGCCTGGATCCGCTGATGGAACGCGAGTTCCGCCACGCGGTCCGCGAGGCCCGGGACAACGGCCAGACCGTGTTCCTCAGCTCCCACCAGCTCGCCGAGGTCGAGGCCGTTTGCGACAAGGTGGCGATCCTGCGCGCCGGCCAACTCGTGGACGTCGCCGCCGTGCCGGGACTGCGACGGTTGCACCGCACCGAGGTGACGGTGAGCTTCACCGGCACGCCACCGGACCTGGACCGTGTGCCCGGCGTGGAGGAGGTAGAGGTGACCGGCGCGGCTTCGGTGCGGTTCACCCTCACCGGCCCGCCGGGGCCTGCGCTGCAAAAGCTGGCGGAGGCGGACGTGGTCAGCCTCGCGGTACGCGAACCCTCGCTGGAGGAAATCTTTCTCGGCTACTACGGCGGGACGCAGCGGTGA
- a CDS encoding ABC transporter permease: MTALALRQTRRGALVVTAVVAGMSAVAVAAHRSTVKDQVDAAALEALAGNPAIRTLFGEPIALYDAGGFAVWRTGTALAVVLAVWALLAATRITRGEEDAGRWDVLLAGRLPVTTVVARHLAVLIAASLLAGTAAFAGLTAAGATAGGAAVHSAGLALCGGFFAAVGTMAAQVFTTRASASGAAVAVLGISMLLRMVGDGVAALGWLRWLSPFGLTALTRPYDGNRIWPLLALSAAGLVLAAAATATAGRRDIRDGYLRAPSGRPPRMRLLGSVQAFAVRRLVRPLAAWSAAVGAYYLLIGILAVSMADFLTDNPHFADLAAQAGFAGLGTVQGYTATLFALLAVPAGAFAAVRLATLAADETGRRLTLLFAQPLTRTRVLTSEITAALGGVIALTTVSGLATWSGTQAVGAELGLTAALSGAWNVLPIALLCLGAGVLALGWAPRAVVIIGSLPAAGGFLLKVIADSSGWPAWVGQLSPFAHLAAVPGEPVNWTAALLMMTAATLATIAGIIGYQQRDLRT; this comes from the coding sequence GTGACAGCTCTGGCTCTGCGCCAGACCAGACGCGGCGCGCTCGTCGTGACCGCTGTGGTGGCCGGGATGTCGGCGGTGGCGGTCGCGGCCCACCGCAGCACCGTCAAGGACCAGGTGGATGCCGCAGCCCTTGAGGCGCTGGCGGGCAACCCGGCGATCCGCACCCTGTTCGGCGAACCGATCGCGCTGTACGACGCCGGCGGGTTCGCCGTGTGGCGCACCGGGACGGCACTGGCGGTCGTGCTGGCCGTGTGGGCACTGCTCGCCGCCACGCGGATCACCCGGGGCGAGGAGGACGCAGGCCGGTGGGATGTCCTGCTCGCAGGGCGGCTGCCGGTCACCACCGTGGTCGCACGCCACCTCGCCGTCCTGATCGCGGCGTCACTCCTCGCGGGCACGGCAGCATTCGCCGGCCTCACCGCAGCGGGTGCCACCGCGGGCGGCGCCGCCGTGCACAGTGCCGGGCTGGCCCTGTGCGGAGGGTTCTTCGCCGCGGTGGGCACCATGGCCGCCCAGGTGTTCACGACCCGGGCTTCAGCCAGCGGCGCGGCCGTCGCAGTGCTCGGCATCAGCATGCTGCTGCGGATGGTCGGCGACGGCGTCGCCGCCCTGGGGTGGCTGCGCTGGCTGTCGCCGTTCGGCCTGACGGCGCTGACGCGCCCGTACGACGGAAACCGGATCTGGCCCCTGCTGGCCTTGTCCGCCGCCGGCCTGGTGCTCGCCGCCGCAGCCACGGCTACGGCAGGGCGGCGCGACATCCGCGACGGCTACCTGCGCGCTCCCTCCGGCCGGCCCCCGCGCATGAGGCTGCTCGGCTCGGTCCAGGCGTTCGCGGTGCGGCGGCTCGTGCGGCCACTGGCCGCTTGGTCGGCTGCCGTCGGCGCGTACTACCTCCTCATCGGGATACTGGCCGTGTCCATGGCGGACTTCCTCACCGACAACCCGCACTTCGCCGACCTCGCCGCCCAGGCCGGCTTCGCGGGGCTCGGCACCGTCCAGGGCTACACCGCCACGCTGTTCGCACTGCTGGCCGTCCCGGCAGGAGCCTTCGCCGCGGTCCGCCTCGCCACGCTCGCCGCCGACGAAACCGGCCGACGCCTCACACTCCTGTTCGCCCAGCCCCTCACCCGCACGAGAGTGCTCACCTCCGAGATCACCGCCGCCCTCGGCGGCGTCATCGCGCTCACCACCGTCTCCGGCCTCGCCACCTGGAGCGGGACACAGGCCGTCGGTGCCGAACTCGGCCTCACCGCCGCGCTGTCCGGGGCATGGAACGTACTGCCCATCGCCCTCCTCTGCCTCGGCGCCGGTGTACTCGCCCTGGGCTGGGCCCCGCGCGCAGTCGTCATCATCGGATCGCTCCCAGCAGCAGGCGGGTTCCTGCTGAAAGTCATCGCCGACAGTTCCGGCTGGCCGGCATGGGTCGGCCAACTGTCTCCGTTCGCGCACCTGGCCGCAGTACCCGGCGAACCCGTCAACTGGACCGCGGCCTTGCTGATGATGACCGCCGCCACGCTCGCCACAATCGCCGGCATCATCGGCTACCAACAGCGCGACCTCCGCACCTGA
- a CDS encoding DUF3592 domain-containing protein: MGGTIMILVVGFLVFAFSAGFYFHSSPLLKRGVWTSAVCVNVGQVAQGSVLLLEYTPVGGPARQYTVGPFVFPPVAVGGRLDVIYDPKRPQEVTLPERLPKGTRGLLITMLISGAVVAGCVTAVVVAVN; the protein is encoded by the coding sequence GTGGGCGGAACCATCATGATTTTGGTCGTCGGGTTCTTGGTGTTCGCGTTCTCGGCGGGTTTCTACTTCCACTCCAGTCCGCTGCTGAAGCGCGGGGTGTGGACATCCGCGGTGTGCGTGAACGTCGGTCAGGTCGCGCAGGGTTCCGTGCTCCTGCTGGAGTACACCCCGGTGGGCGGCCCGGCGCGGCAGTACACCGTCGGACCGTTCGTGTTTCCTCCCGTCGCGGTCGGGGGGCGACTTGACGTGATCTACGATCCCAAGCGCCCTCAGGAGGTCACGCTCCCGGAGCGACTCCCCAAGGGGACGCGTGGGCTGCTGATCACGATGCTCATCTCCGGGGCGGTCGTCGCGGGATGCGTGACGGCCGTGGTGGTAGCCGTCAACTGA
- a CDS encoding IS5 family transposase (programmed frameshift): protein MVGIVERLVPDELWVLFQRVVPEAPSRPQGGGRRRHGDREVLAAIVFVATSGCTWQQLPTASFGPSGATAHRRFSEWSKARVWAKLHRLVLDELGSRGELDWSRCAIDSVNMRALKKGDLTSPNPVDRGKYGSKIHLITERTGLPLSVGISGANLHDSQALEPLVRGIPPIRSRRGRRRRKPGKLHADKGYDYAHLRRWLRGRGITHRIARRGIESSQRLGRHRWVVERTMSWLAGCRRLHRRYEREAEHFLAFTSLACTLICYRRLAK, encoded by the exons ATGGTGGGGATCGTTGAGCGTCTGGTGCCGGACGAGTTGTGGGTGCTGTTCCAGCGGGTGGTGCCGGAGGCGCCGTCGCGGCCCCAAGGTGGTGGACGGCGTCGGCACGGCGACCGTGAGGTACTGGCCGCGATCGTGTTCGTCGCGACGTCGGGTTGTACCTGGCAGCAGCTGCCCACGGCATCGTTCGGCCCCTCGGGGGCGACAGCCCACCGACGCTTCTCCGAATGGAGCAAGGCCCGCGTGTGGGCCAAGCTCCACCGCCTGGTCCTCGACGAACTCGGTTCCCGCGGCGAGCTCGACTGGTCCCGCTGCGCGATCGACTCGGTGAACATGAGGGCCCTGAAAA AGGGGGATCTGACAAGTCCGAATCCTGTCGATCGGGGCAAGTACGGCTCGAAGATCCACTTGATCACCGAGCGGACCGGTCTGCCCCTGTCCGTCGGAATCTCGGGCGCGAACCTGCACGACAGCCAGGCCCTCGAGCCCCTCGTCCGCGGCATACCGCCCATCCGCTCACGACGCGGACGCCGACGACGCAAGCCCGGCAAGCTTCACGCGGACAAGGGCTACGACTACGCCCACCTGCGCCGATGGTTACGTGGGCGCGGCATCACGCACCGCATCGCCCGCAGAGGCATCGAGTCCTCACAACGACTCGGCCGCCACCGATGGGTCGTCGAAAGGACCATGTCCTGGCTCGCCGGCTGCCGACGCCTCCACCGTCGCTACGAACGCGAGGCCGAACACTTCCTCGCCTTCACCAGCCTCGCCTGCACCCTCATCTGCTACCGCCGACTGGCCAAATGA
- a CDS encoding PucR family transcriptional regulator gives MGERTVERTAAEEYLAGYGKILLDACASGRRLTRDEIEARRSEGVQAAEAGLALRELVRAHLAEARAVQGELPTRSRDQLLATVEQAVDAFAEGHERAQRLAVRQEEAARREFIDDLLYGGSDLGRLAERAERFGLRLSQSHAVAVAIGPEPYGDGYPVARGIEMAVLARFGDQSTLLTTKDGRLICVAPGDKPDVLTFFAKQAYAATDGGRVAVGRSHPGPGGVVHSYQEALNALDLADRMGLDDPVLHAADLLVYPVLARDRQAMADLVESTLGPLQQARGGAQPLIDTLTAYFDSGCVAVEAARRLSLSVRALTYRLERIQSLTQIDPGEPSHRYTLQTAVIGARLLGWPTKE, from the coding sequence ATGGGGGAGCGAACGGTGGAGCGGACGGCCGCGGAGGAGTATCTGGCGGGATACGGAAAGATCCTTCTGGACGCCTGTGCCAGCGGCCGTCGGCTCACCCGGGACGAGATCGAAGCGCGGCGGTCCGAGGGCGTTCAGGCGGCCGAAGCCGGCCTTGCGCTACGAGAGCTCGTCCGGGCCCACCTCGCCGAGGCGCGAGCGGTTCAGGGGGAGCTGCCGACGAGGAGTCGCGATCAGTTGCTGGCCACCGTCGAGCAGGCCGTCGACGCGTTCGCGGAGGGCCATGAGCGGGCGCAGAGGCTGGCGGTGCGACAAGAGGAAGCCGCTCGGCGTGAGTTCATCGACGACCTCCTGTACGGCGGCAGCGACTTGGGCCGCCTCGCCGAACGTGCTGAGAGGTTCGGGCTGCGGTTGTCACAGTCCCACGCGGTGGCGGTGGCCATCGGCCCGGAACCGTACGGTGACGGCTACCCGGTCGCGCGCGGCATCGAAATGGCCGTCCTGGCCCGGTTCGGCGACCAGAGCACGCTCCTCACCACCAAGGATGGACGCCTCATCTGCGTGGCGCCGGGAGACAAGCCGGATGTACTGACGTTCTTCGCCAAGCAGGCGTATGCCGCGACCGACGGTGGCCGCGTTGCCGTCGGCCGCTCCCATCCAGGACCCGGTGGCGTCGTCCACTCCTACCAAGAGGCGCTGAACGCACTCGACTTGGCGGACCGCATGGGATTGGACGACCCGGTGCTGCATGCCGCCGACTTGTTGGTCTACCCAGTGCTGGCACGGGACCGGCAGGCCATGGCCGACCTGGTGGAGAGCACGCTCGGCCCGCTTCAGCAGGCCCGGGGAGGTGCGCAACCCCTGATCGATACCCTCACCGCCTACTTCGACAGCGGCTGCGTAGCGGTGGAGGCGGCCCGAAGGCTCTCCCTCAGCGTGCGAGCCCTGACGTACCGTCTGGAGCGCATCCAGAGCCTGACGCAGATCGACCCCGGAGAGCCGTCCCACCGCTACACCCTTCAGACGGCGGTCATCGGCGCCAGGTTGCTGGGGTGGCCGACGAAGGAATGA
- the nhaA gene encoding Na+/H+ antiporter NhaA: MSNQRPRIIFGLMPWPERQAIASALRTETVGGLVLLAAAVIALIWANTPFSGAYEAIRDFHFGIPALGLDLSVGHWTADGLLAIFFLVAGIELKRELVVGELRTPATAALPVITAICGMAVPAALYAATAWAGGGSLDGWAVPMATDIAFALAVLAVISTHLPAALRAFLLTLAVVDDLGAILIIAIFFTSDLNLWALGRAFAGLAVFYLLQRYRVRGWWWYVPLGVAIWALMYNGGVHATVAGVAIGLILRTTTDKGETASPASRVSHLMHPFSAGVAVPLFALFAAGVSISGLALAEVFTTPEPLGVVIGLLVGKVVGIFLGTYLAARFTKAELNPDLAWADVLGLSVLAGIGFTVALLIGELAFPGAAVGEHVKAAVLIASVTAAVLAAVLHPSTRLRGKTAPLPCHGSGSCETCKRYRATCAASKGPLRRSPDHGAAWSLNRRRGWSAKGRCCRSSGSTIAGAGQ, encoded by the coding sequence ATGAGCAACCAGCGCCCACGTATCATCTTCGGCCTCATGCCGTGGCCCGAGCGGCAGGCCATCGCCTCCGCCCTGCGCACCGAGACCGTAGGCGGCCTGGTCCTCCTCGCCGCCGCCGTGATCGCGTTGATCTGGGCCAACACCCCGTTCAGCGGCGCCTATGAGGCGATACGCGACTTCCACTTCGGCATACCCGCCCTCGGCCTGGACCTCTCCGTGGGGCACTGGACCGCCGACGGCCTCCTCGCGATCTTCTTCCTCGTCGCCGGGATCGAACTCAAACGCGAACTGGTCGTCGGCGAGCTGCGCACCCCCGCCACGGCCGCCCTCCCGGTCATCACCGCCATCTGCGGCATGGCCGTGCCCGCCGCGCTCTACGCCGCAACCGCCTGGGCCGGCGGCGGCAGCCTCGACGGCTGGGCCGTCCCCATGGCCACCGACATCGCTTTCGCGCTCGCCGTGCTCGCCGTGATCTCCACGCACCTGCCAGCCGCGCTGCGCGCCTTCCTGCTCACCCTCGCCGTGGTCGACGACCTCGGCGCCATCCTCATCATCGCGATCTTCTTCACCTCCGACCTGAACCTCTGGGCGCTCGGCAGAGCCTTCGCCGGCCTCGCCGTCTTCTACCTCCTCCAGCGCTACCGCGTCCGCGGCTGGTGGTGGTACGTGCCCCTCGGCGTCGCGATCTGGGCCCTCATGTACAACGGTGGCGTGCACGCCACCGTCGCCGGCGTCGCCATCGGACTCATCCTGCGCACCACCACGGACAAGGGCGAGACCGCCTCCCCCGCATCCCGGGTCTCGCACCTGATGCACCCCTTCTCCGCCGGTGTCGCGGTGCCGCTCTTCGCCCTCTTCGCGGCGGGCGTCAGCATCTCCGGACTCGCTCTGGCAGAGGTGTTCACCACCCCCGAACCGCTCGGCGTCGTCATCGGACTCCTCGTCGGCAAGGTCGTCGGCATCTTCCTCGGCACCTACCTCGCCGCCCGCTTCACCAAAGCCGAGCTCAACCCCGACCTCGCCTGGGCCGACGTCCTCGGGCTGTCCGTCCTGGCCGGCATCGGCTTCACCGTCGCCCTCCTCATCGGCGAGCTCGCCTTCCCCGGCGCAGCCGTAGGGGAGCACGTCAAGGCGGCCGTCCTCATCGCCTCCGTCACCGCCGCCGTCCTGGCAGCTGTACTGCACCCGTCAACGCGCTTGCGAGGCAAGACCGCTCCACTGCCATGTCATGGGTCTGGCTCCTGCGAGACGTGCAAGCGGTACCGGGCTACGTGTGCTGCGAGCAAGGGGCCCCTACGGCGGTCGCCGGATCACGGTGCGGCCTGGTCACTCAATCGACGGCGCGGCTGGTCGGCGAAGGGGCGGTGCTGTCGGTCTTCGGGTTCCACCATTGCCGGAGCCGGGCAATGA
- a CDS encoding alanine/glycine:cation symporter family protein has translation MSLDTITSSIDDAVSGFFEPIATWLGEVVFYSVPVGGTQIPLIVAWLVVAGIVFTLWFGGVQIRKFRLAVNVVRGKYDEKGSAGEVNHFQALTAAVSGTVGLGNIAGVAVAVSIGGPGATFWMILCGLLGMATKFVEVTLGVKYREVHADGTVSGGPMHYLPKGLADRFGSRGKTLGKVLAVLASTFVLFFGLFGGNLFQVNQSYAQLVSVTGGESGMLGSSAGALFFGILIAALVGIVLLGGIRSIASVTSKLVPAMAGIYIAACLVVILVNVTAVPAAISTIIEGAFNPQGVAGGVLGALIIGFKRAAFSNEAGLGSAPIAHSAVKTKHPASEGLVALLEPFIDTVIICTMTALTIVIANPASWGEARKGESIGGVTITSDAFATVLPWFPYILTIAVMLFAISTVLTWGYYCMKAWTHLFGRSRASELTFKVMYTLVAVAGSLLTLQTLIDMADAVLFMLAVINIIGLYLLAPVVKRELNSFLDYVRRRDAGIATDDDEDTDQEPVKTTV, from the coding sequence ATGTCACTCGACACCATCACCAGCTCCATCGACGATGCCGTCAGCGGCTTCTTCGAGCCCATCGCCACATGGCTCGGCGAGGTCGTCTTCTACTCCGTCCCCGTCGGGGGAACCCAGATTCCGCTGATCGTCGCCTGGCTGGTCGTCGCGGGTATCGTCTTCACCCTCTGGTTCGGGGGCGTGCAGATACGCAAGTTCCGACTCGCGGTGAACGTGGTCCGCGGCAAGTACGACGAGAAGGGGTCGGCCGGTGAGGTCAACCACTTCCAGGCTCTGACCGCCGCGGTATCGGGCACGGTCGGGCTCGGCAACATCGCCGGTGTCGCCGTCGCCGTCTCCATCGGCGGCCCCGGCGCCACCTTCTGGATGATCCTCTGCGGCCTGCTCGGCATGGCGACGAAGTTCGTCGAGGTGACGCTCGGTGTGAAGTACCGCGAGGTGCACGCCGACGGGACCGTCTCCGGCGGCCCGATGCACTACCTGCCCAAGGGCCTCGCCGACCGCTTCGGCTCCCGCGGCAAGACGCTCGGCAAGGTCCTCGCCGTCCTCGCCTCCACGTTCGTCCTGTTCTTCGGCCTCTTCGGCGGCAACCTCTTCCAGGTCAACCAGTCCTACGCCCAGCTGGTATCGGTCACCGGCGGCGAGTCCGGCATGCTCGGCTCCTCCGCCGGCGCCCTGTTCTTCGGCATCCTGATCGCCGCCCTCGTCGGCATCGTGCTCCTCGGCGGCATCCGCTCCATCGCCTCCGTCACCAGCAAGCTGGTCCCCGCGATGGCCGGCATCTACATCGCCGCCTGCCTCGTCGTGATCCTGGTCAACGTCACCGCCGTCCCGGCCGCGATCTCCACGATCATCGAGGGCGCCTTCAACCCGCAGGGCGTCGCCGGCGGTGTCCTCGGTGCGCTGATCATCGGCTTCAAGCGGGCCGCGTTCTCCAACGAGGCCGGTCTCGGCTCCGCCCCGATCGCCCACTCCGCGGTCAAGACCAAGCACCCCGCCAGCGAAGGCCTCGTCGCCCTGCTGGAGCCGTTCATCGACACCGTGATCATCTGCACGATGACCGCGCTGACGATCGTGATCGCCAACCCGGCCAGCTGGGGCGAGGCCCGCAAGGGCGAGTCCATCGGCGGCGTCACCATCACCTCCGACGCCTTCGCCACCGTCCTGCCCTGGTTCCCGTACATCCTGACCATCGCGGTCATGCTGTTCGCCATCTCCACGGTGCTGACCTGGGGCTACTACTGCATGAAGGCCTGGACCCACCTCTTCGGCCGCAGCAGGGCCAGTGAGCTCACCTTCAAGGTCATGTACACGCTCGTGGCGGTGGCCGGTTCCCTGCTGACCCTGCAGACCCTGATCGACATGGCGGACGCGGTGCTCTTCATGCTCGCCGTCATCAACATCATCGGCCTGTACCTGCTGGCCCCCGTCGTCAAGCGGGAGCTGAACTCCTTCCTCGACTACGTCCGCCGCCGCGACGCCGGCATCGCGACGGACGACGACGAGGACACCGACCAGGAGCCGGTGAAGACCACCGTCTGA
- a CDS encoding CBS domain-containing protein → MSARELAAPYPSVTTDESTNAAIRLLTEHSLPALLVVDGHGMPYAVVPVSQLVRQLVPEPALDDPLRAAVLQEEPSERLAATLEEQTVGDWLPRRGFGPRCMGPDATAAQIAAVMARRRIPLVPVVEQVDDNEARMLGVVSATAVMRYLITPSDSADRR, encoded by the coding sequence GTGTCCGCGCGTGAACTCGCTGCCCCTTACCCGTCCGTCACGACGGACGAAAGCACCAACGCCGCGATTCGGCTACTGACCGAGCACAGTCTCCCGGCGCTGCTCGTAGTCGATGGGCACGGGATGCCGTACGCCGTGGTTCCTGTCTCCCAGCTCGTGCGGCAGCTCGTGCCAGAACCGGCTCTGGACGACCCGCTGCGCGCGGCCGTCCTTCAGGAGGAGCCGTCGGAACGGCTGGCCGCCACACTCGAGGAGCAGACCGTCGGGGACTGGCTGCCACGTCGCGGATTCGGCCCGCGGTGTATGGGACCTGACGCAACCGCCGCCCAGATCGCCGCCGTCATGGCTCGCAGGCGGATCCCGCTCGTGCCCGTTGTGGAACAGGTCGACGACAACGAGGCCAGGATGCTCGGGGTGGTATCCGCCACCGCGGTCATGCGGTACCTGATCACGCCGTCGGATTCCGCGGACCGCCGTTGA
- a CDS encoding cation:proton antiporter: MVLVAVFGVALLVAVLLSGLAARTVLSTSLLFLLGGALVSDGFLGLVHITADSEIVAVTADLALFAVLFTDGMHVSFPKLRENWKNPARALGLGMPLAMVGMALVTHYVAGMDWTTSFLVGAVLAPTDPVFASAIVGRKEVPTKLRQLLNVESGINDGLALPVVLVLIAAAGPTAAHSEASIGMIGLELGLGLGFGVLLPLLVAGLLRLRLLGAEPKLQPLLPLATGIILYGLCHLTHANPYLAAFSAGAVLATVSPEPKAAFEPLGESLAELAKFAALLVFGALLTPQLFGDLSVGGYVAVLLAIFLIRPASLLLSLLGTRLERREKLVAAWFGPKGFASVVYGLLVLQAGIPQGEQAYTLIAVCIAFSIIAHSSTDVPVARLFHVEDIAGIPGGAPTGAPADGQEAPRVRA; this comes from the coding sequence ATGGTTCTTGTTGCCGTATTCGGCGTGGCACTGCTTGTGGCGGTGCTGCTGTCCGGGCTCGCCGCCCGAACCGTACTTTCCACTTCGCTTCTCTTCCTGTTGGGCGGAGCACTGGTCAGTGACGGGTTCCTCGGCCTGGTGCACATCACCGCCGACAGTGAAATAGTCGCTGTCACGGCCGACTTGGCGCTGTTCGCCGTGCTGTTCACCGACGGCATGCACGTCTCATTCCCCAAACTCCGGGAGAACTGGAAGAACCCGGCCCGTGCGCTCGGCCTGGGCATGCCCCTTGCGATGGTCGGCATGGCGCTGGTGACCCATTACGTCGCAGGCATGGACTGGACGACCTCGTTCCTGGTGGGCGCCGTGCTGGCACCCACCGACCCGGTCTTCGCCTCTGCCATCGTGGGGCGGAAGGAAGTTCCGACCAAGCTCCGGCAACTGCTGAATGTCGAAAGCGGGATCAACGACGGGTTGGCTCTGCCCGTCGTCCTGGTCCTCATCGCCGCGGCCGGACCGACGGCCGCCCACTCCGAGGCGTCCATCGGCATGATCGGCCTGGAGCTGGGCCTCGGTCTCGGGTTCGGAGTCCTCCTGCCGCTGCTCGTGGCCGGCCTCCTCCGGCTCCGGTTGCTGGGCGCCGAGCCGAAGCTGCAACCGCTGCTGCCGCTCGCCACCGGCATCATCCTCTACGGGCTCTGTCACCTCACTCACGCCAACCCCTACCTCGCGGCCTTCTCCGCCGGCGCGGTTCTCGCGACGGTCTCGCCGGAACCCAAGGCCGCCTTCGAACCCTTGGGCGAGTCGCTGGCAGAACTGGCGAAGTTCGCGGCGCTGTTGGTCTTCGGCGCCCTGCTGACCCCGCAGTTGTTCGGCGACCTGTCCGTGGGCGGATACGTAGCCGTACTGTTGGCGATCTTCCTGATCCGGCCGGCCTCGCTCCTCCTGTCACTGCTCGGTACGCGGCTGGAGCGCCGGGAGAAGCTGGTCGCCGCCTGGTTCGGCCCTAAGGGCTTCGCCTCGGTCGTGTACGGGCTGCTCGTCCTCCAGGCTGGCATCCCCCAGGGCGAACAGGCGTACACACTCATCGCGGTGTGCATCGCCTTCTCGATCATCGCTCACAGCAGCACCGACGTCCCCGTGGCCCGGCTCTTCCACGTCGAGGACATCGCGGGAATCCCCGGCGGCGCGCCGACCGGAGCGCCCGCCGATGGCCAGGAGGCCCCTCGTGTCCGCGCGTGA
- a CDS encoding nitroreductase family deazaflavin-dependent oxidoreductase translates to MRRPPRLREHPAPPTGWTRRIARLPLLLFRIGLGPVFGKRLLLLQHTGLVSGETREVCLEVVAHDPGRGTWTVASGFGVRAQWYRNLRHIPKVTMQVGRTFHPVNAYFLSPDDGASIMAAYAARHPRAALALCRYLAFDVDGTDAAFRRTGTEIPFVRLEEVPPRRIG, encoded by the coding sequence ATGAGACGGCCGCCCCGGCTCCGGGAGCATCCGGCTCCGCCGACCGGGTGGACGCGACGCATCGCCCGGCTCCCGCTCCTCCTCTTCCGTATCGGGCTGGGCCCCGTCTTCGGCAAGCGGCTGCTCTTGCTCCAGCACACCGGTCTGGTGTCCGGGGAAACACGTGAGGTGTGCCTGGAAGTCGTGGCCCACGATCCTGGGCGCGGCACGTGGACGGTCGCATCGGGCTTCGGTGTGCGTGCGCAGTGGTACCGGAACCTCCGGCACATCCCAAAGGTGACCATGCAGGTCGGCCGGACGTTCCATCCGGTCAACGCGTACTTCCTGTCCCCTGATGACGGGGCCTCGATCATGGCGGCGTACGCGGCGCGGCACCCGCGTGCCGCCCTGGCCCTGTGCCGATACCTGGCCTTCGACGTGGACGGCACCGATGCAGCCTTCCGCCGCACTGGGACCGAGATCCCGTTCGTGCGGCTGGAGGAGGTGCCACCGCGCCGGATCGGATAG